One stretch of Priestia megaterium DNA includes these proteins:
- a CDS encoding gamma-type small acid-soluble spore protein, with the protein MAKQTNKTASGTSTQHVKNQNAQASKNNFGTEFGSETNVQEVKQQNAQAAANKSQNAQASKNNFGTEFASETSAQEVRQQNAQAEAKKNQNSSKYQG; encoded by the coding sequence ATGGCAAAACAAACAAACAAAACAGCATCTGGTACAAGCACACAACACGTGAAAAACCAAAATGCTCAAGCATCTAAAAACAACTTCGGTACTGAATTTGGTAGCGAAACAAATGTACAAGAAGTGAAACAACAAAATGCACAAGCTGCGGCAAACAAAAGCCAAAATGCTCAAGCATCTAAAAACAACTTCGGTACTGAATTTGCTAGCGAAACAAGTGCTCAAGAAGTGAGACAACAAAACGCACAAGCTGAAGCAAAGAAAAACCAAAACTCTAGTAAATACCAAGGTTAA
- a CDS encoding FUSC family protein, producing MKLGARILKTGIAITLSLLLGEFLSLPSPIFAAIAAVFAIQPSIYRSYLTILEQIQANVIGAASAVCFGLIFGTHPIIIGFTAVVVIAVNLKLRINNTIGLALVTVIAIMENPGDNFVEYALIRFGTVLLGVFSAFIVNLIFIPPKYETRLYYKIVSTTEEIIKWIRMNLYHASEHTLLKEDIEKMKDNVAKMNQIFDFYKEERTYSTKKRFVKSRKLVLFRQMITVTTRALTTLKLLHRVENDLQVMPQQFQDLIKSEVECLLMYHEQVLLKFIGKLRVQPTTTVPNEACVGKRALIDKFMQYKIYDNDEENKVIYHIFPLISVIIEYSEELEHLDKLIDTFQNYHKDDNSFDINHQRQED from the coding sequence ATGAAACTTGGTGCCCGCATCTTAAAAACGGGAATTGCCATTACACTTTCATTGTTATTAGGTGAATTTCTAAGTTTACCATCTCCAATATTTGCGGCAATTGCGGCAGTTTTTGCAATTCAACCGTCTATTTACAGATCTTATTTAACAATATTGGAGCAAATACAGGCGAATGTGATTGGAGCTGCTTCTGCAGTTTGTTTTGGACTTATTTTTGGTACCCACCCCATCATTATTGGTTTTACCGCTGTTGTTGTCATCGCAGTCAACTTAAAATTACGTATTAATAATACAATTGGGCTTGCGCTTGTGACAGTAATTGCAATCATGGAAAATCCAGGAGATAATTTCGTTGAATATGCGCTTATACGCTTTGGTACAGTGTTACTTGGGGTATTCTCAGCATTTATTGTCAATCTTATTTTTATTCCGCCAAAGTATGAAACAAGATTGTATTATAAAATTGTAAGCACAACGGAAGAAATTATTAAATGGATTCGCATGAATCTTTATCACGCATCTGAGCACACATTGTTAAAAGAAGACATTGAAAAAATGAAAGACAATGTGGCTAAAATGAATCAAATCTTTGATTTTTACAAAGAAGAACGCACTTATTCAACCAAAAAACGTTTTGTTAAGTCACGCAAGCTCGTTTTATTTCGTCAAATGATTACCGTAACAACACGGGCTCTTACAACCTTGAAACTACTTCACCGAGTAGAAAATGATCTTCAAGTCATGCCGCAGCAATTTCAAGATTTAATCAAATCTGAAGTTGAGTGCCTGTTAATGTATCATGAGCAAGTATTATTAAAATTCATTGGGAAATTACGCGTACAGCCAACCACTACTGTACCAAACGAAGCCTGCGTTGGAAAACGAGCTTTAATCGATAAATTTATGCAGTACAAAATATACGATAATGATGAAGAGAATAAGGTTATTTATCATATCTTCCCTTTAATTTCTGTCATCATTGAGTATAGTGAAGAGTTAGAGCATCTTGATAAGCTGATTGATACGTTCCAAAACTATCACAAAGATGATAACTCATTTGATATTAATCATCAGCGACAAGAAGATTAA
- a CDS encoding SDR family NAD(P)-dependent oxidoreductase, which produces MKTVLITGGATGLGKELAKLYSKDYNVILAGRNQQKLNEAQHELGDNVYTMSVDITKYEEVGKSVEKLLMQHSVDILINNAGIGHFGPLSDYTKQAVDEVIDTNVKGTIFLTQALMPHLLTRPEPKVMNIISTAGLRGKANESVYVASKFGVRGFTESLKVEYQDTSLHVIAAYMGGMNTPFWDHNNHIKDKSRLRSASEIAEIIYKQQNDSEDILF; this is translated from the coding sequence ATGAAAACAGTGCTAATCACGGGCGGTGCGACGGGTCTTGGAAAAGAACTCGCAAAACTTTACTCAAAAGACTACAACGTTATTCTAGCTGGACGCAATCAACAGAAATTAAATGAGGCGCAGCATGAGCTAGGAGACAACGTATATACGATGTCTGTAGATATTACAAAGTATGAAGAAGTAGGAAAATCTGTAGAAAAACTGCTGATGCAGCATTCAGTAGATATCCTTATCAACAATGCAGGCATTGGACATTTTGGTCCTTTGTCGGATTATACAAAACAAGCCGTCGATGAAGTCATCGATACAAATGTAAAAGGAACTATTTTTTTAACACAAGCGCTTATGCCTCATCTCTTGACGAGACCTGAACCTAAAGTTATGAATATCATTTCAACTGCAGGACTTCGCGGTAAAGCTAATGAAAGCGTCTATGTGGCAAGCAAATTTGGCGTAAGGGGATTTACAGAAAGTTTAAAAGTGGAATACCAAGATACCAGCCTTCATGTGATTGCAGCTTACATGGGAGGCATGAATACCCCTTTTTGGGATCACAACAACCACATTAAAGATAAAAGCCGATTGCGCTCGGCTTCAGAAATTGCTGAGATTATTTATAAACAGCAGAATGACTCAGAAGATATTTTGTTTTAA
- a CDS encoding YfhH family protein codes for MSEKRYSDMTTYELQQEIGSLQEKARKAEQLGMVNEYAVLERKVTMARSYLLDPETFKAGEVYEIQGDPGSYFKIDYMNGVFAWGFRLGAPQNEEALPISMLKK; via the coding sequence ATGTCTGAAAAACGTTACAGCGATATGACGACGTATGAACTTCAACAAGAAATTGGGTCTCTTCAAGAAAAAGCACGAAAAGCTGAACAGCTTGGCATGGTCAATGAGTATGCAGTATTAGAAAGAAAAGTAACAATGGCAAGATCGTATTTATTGGATCCCGAAACGTTTAAAGCAGGGGAAGTATATGAAATTCAAGGAGATCCGGGTTCATATTTTAAAATTGATTATATGAACGGAGTTTTTGCGTGGGGATTTAGGCTTGGCGCGCCTCAAAACGAAGAAGCATTGCCTATTTCCATGTTGAAAAAATAA
- a CDS encoding YgaB family protein, whose amino-acid sequence MKKFDQLVTQQLETMDQLLFLQSEIERCQEIEGELIKLHEEAKLHSVQDEISEMKLKLKEIQLTFEAQTEDIIRTYKSEGACSTLA is encoded by the coding sequence ATGAAAAAATTTGATCAGCTAGTGACTCAACAATTGGAGACCATGGATCAACTTCTGTTTTTGCAGTCTGAGATTGAGCGCTGTCAGGAAATTGAAGGTGAACTAATAAAACTTCATGAAGAAGCAAAACTTCATTCTGTGCAAGATGAAATTAGTGAAATGAAGCTAAAATTAAAAGAGATTCAATTGACGTTTGAAGCACAAACCGAAGACATTATTCGTACATATAAAAGTGAAGGGGCTTGCTCTACACTTGCTTAA
- a CDS encoding small, acid-soluble spore protein K: MRNKAKDFPNQHHTKFEGEPRAKAEYASKRANGTINTHPQERMHASNEREE, from the coding sequence ATGCGCAATAAAGCAAAAGATTTTCCAAACCAACATCATACTAAGTTTGAAGGCGAACCTCGAGCAAAAGCTGAGTACGCTTCAAAACGTGCAAATGGAACAATTAACACGCATCCTCAAGAACGTATGCATGCTTCTAATGAGCGCGAAGAATAA
- a CDS encoding TIGR01777 family oxidoreductase: protein MKIVIAGGTGFVGKALTKHFLTQKHYVYILTRNADKAARDPKLKYVEWMQENSQPEEHVEGADVFINLAGVSLNSGRWTDERKKAIVESRLSSTQEILRIMAALPEKPSLYVNASAVGYYGTSTTETFTEASPSIGTDFLAETVKKWENEALKAMELNIRTVLTRFGVILGKDGGALPSTALPYKLFAGGTVGSGEQWMSWVHLQDVVKIIDYCIHTEQIEGPVNVTAPNPVQMKEFGKTIGKVLNRPHWMPVPSFGLQLLMGEMSMIILKGQRVLPEKLIQQNYIFTYTVLEDALRDLL, encoded by the coding sequence ATGAAAATTGTTATTGCTGGAGGAACTGGATTCGTAGGTAAAGCTTTAACAAAACATTTTTTAACACAAAAACATTATGTATATATTTTAACACGCAATGCAGATAAAGCTGCAAGAGATCCGAAACTTAAATATGTAGAGTGGATGCAAGAAAACAGCCAACCTGAAGAGCATGTAGAAGGAGCAGACGTTTTTATCAATTTAGCTGGCGTTTCACTTAACAGCGGCCGCTGGACGGACGAGCGCAAAAAAGCCATTGTGGAAAGTCGCCTTTCTTCTACTCAAGAAATCCTTCGTATTATGGCTGCCTTACCCGAAAAACCGTCCCTTTATGTAAATGCAAGCGCGGTTGGTTATTATGGGACATCAACTACAGAAACGTTCACAGAAGCTTCTCCATCCATCGGCACAGACTTTTTAGCTGAAACGGTAAAAAAATGGGAAAATGAAGCGCTAAAAGCTATGGAACTCAATATTCGTACTGTTTTAACAAGGTTCGGCGTTATATTAGGCAAAGATGGCGGGGCACTCCCTTCTACTGCCCTTCCTTATAAATTATTTGCAGGAGGGACAGTTGGTTCGGGAGAGCAATGGATGTCTTGGGTGCACCTTCAAGACGTCGTCAAAATTATTGATTATTGTATTCATACCGAACAAATAGAAGGACCTGTTAACGTAACTGCCCCAAACCCCGTTCAAATGAAAGAGTTTGGAAAGACGATTGGAAAAGTGTTAAATCGCCCTCACTGGATGCCCGTACCTAGCTTTGGCCTTCAGCTGCTGATGGGAGAAATGAGTATGATTATTTTGAAAGGACAGCGCGTTTTACCTGAAAAATTGATTCAACAGAATTACATTTTTACATATACTGTATTAGAAGATGCATTGCGAGATTTACTCTAG
- a CDS encoding YfhJ family protein — translation MNDIFERLTNQLLNKNSSLSYAQARTWVELFWEDFESSYAKAGYDYKGKEATEKVVTMYINSYGDKLHEIAVKNPKYQHLLNNDDYLKH, via the coding sequence ATGAACGATATATTTGAAAGATTAACGAATCAGCTATTAAATAAAAACAGTTCGCTCTCATACGCTCAAGCTCGCACGTGGGTTGAACTTTTCTGGGAAGATTTTGAGTCATCTTACGCAAAAGCAGGATATGATTATAAAGGTAAAGAAGCGACGGAAAAGGTTGTTACGATGTATATCAACAGCTACGGTGACAAACTTCATGAAATCGCGGTTAAAAACCCTAAATATCAGCATTTATTAAATAACGATGACTATTTAAAACATTAA
- a CDS encoding ABC transporter ATP-binding protein yields MGSIRRYMKFVQPYKWQIVGTVLIGIIKFAIPLLIPLLLKYVLDDIVNGHGMSSSEKVHKMVTIMGVSFVIFLVLRPPIEYYRQYYAQWVSSKVLYDIRDQLFSHIQKLSLRYYANTRAGEVISRVINDVEQTKNFVITGLMNVWLDMMTIVIAIVIMFTMNVPLTLVSIILLPVYAFSVKYFYSRLRHLTRVRSQALAEVQGHLHERVQGISVIRSFAIEPHEQKQFDKQNSNFLQKAINHTNWNAKTFAVVNTITDLAPLIVITFAGYQVITESLSVGTMVAFVAYIDRLYNPLRRLVNSSTTLTQSVASMDRVFEFIDEEYDITDKKDAKECTELHGKVQFDHVSFAYEEEEKPVIHDINLDVEKGKSVAFVGMSGGGKSTLISLIPRFYDVTEGKILIDNIDIKTYKVRSLRDKIGIVLQDTVLFSDTVKNNILLGKPGATDEEVIAAAKAANAHDFIMNLPEGYDTKVGERGMKLSGGQKQRISISRVFLKNPAILIFDEATSALDLESEHYIQEALAELAKDRTTFIVAHRLSTITHVDEIVLLENGRVVERGSHEELIKKKGHYYQLFNVQQLDTI; encoded by the coding sequence ATGGGAAGTATAAGACGCTACATGAAGTTTGTACAGCCATACAAATGGCAAATTGTCGGCACTGTATTAATTGGTATTATTAAATTTGCTATTCCTTTATTAATTCCGCTGCTTTTGAAATATGTTTTGGACGATATCGTAAATGGACATGGCATGTCTTCCTCTGAAAAAGTTCATAAAATGGTGACGATTATGGGGGTTTCGTTTGTTATATTTTTAGTGTTAAGACCTCCCATTGAATATTACAGACAGTATTATGCTCAGTGGGTATCGAGCAAAGTATTATATGATATTCGGGATCAGTTATTTAGCCATATTCAAAAGCTTAGCTTACGTTATTATGCAAATACTCGAGCGGGTGAAGTGATTTCACGAGTCATTAATGATGTAGAGCAAACAAAAAACTTTGTTATCACAGGTTTAATGAATGTATGGCTTGATATGATGACGATTGTAATAGCCATTGTGATTATGTTTACGATGAATGTACCTTTAACACTGGTATCGATTATTTTGCTGCCGGTTTATGCGTTCTCTGTAAAATATTTTTACAGTCGTCTTCGCCATTTAACAAGAGTCCGTTCGCAGGCTTTAGCGGAAGTGCAGGGGCACTTACATGAAAGGGTTCAAGGGATCTCTGTTATTCGCAGCTTTGCTATTGAGCCTCATGAACAGAAACAATTTGATAAGCAAAATTCAAATTTTCTACAAAAAGCAATCAATCATACGAATTGGAATGCAAAAACATTTGCAGTAGTGAATACCATTACCGATTTGGCGCCTTTAATCGTGATTACATTTGCTGGATATCAAGTCATCACAGAAAGTCTTAGCGTAGGAACGATGGTAGCATTTGTTGCGTACATTGACCGCTTGTATAATCCGCTTCGCCGCTTGGTCAATTCATCGACTACGCTCACGCAGTCTGTTGCATCTATGGACCGGGTGTTTGAGTTCATTGATGAAGAATACGATATTACAGACAAAAAAGATGCAAAAGAATGTACTGAGCTTCATGGAAAGGTTCAGTTTGACCACGTTTCATTTGCTTATGAAGAAGAAGAAAAACCTGTGATTCATGATATTAATTTAGATGTAGAAAAAGGAAAATCCGTTGCGTTTGTTGGAATGAGCGGAGGAGGTAAATCCACGCTTATCAGCTTAATTCCGCGCTTTTACGATGTGACAGAGGGGAAAATTCTCATTGATAACATTGATATCAAAACCTATAAAGTACGCAGCCTGCGAGATAAGATTGGAATCGTCTTGCAGGATACAGTGTTGTTTAGTGACACGGTTAAAAACAATATACTGCTTGGAAAGCCAGGAGCGACAGATGAAGAAGTAATTGCTGCGGCAAAAGCCGCAAATGCCCACGATTTTATTATGAATTTGCCCGAAGGATATGATACAAAAGTGGGAGAGCGGGGAATGAAGCTATCAGGGGGACAGAAGCAGCGTATTTCCATTTCGCGCGTATTTTTAAAAAATCCAGCTATTCTTATTTTTGATGAAGCCACTTCAGCTCTAGATTTGGAAAGTGAGCACTATATTCAAGAAGCATTAGCTGAACTAGCAAAAGACCGTACGACCTTCATTGTAGCCCATCGTTTATCTACAATTACTCATGTTGATGAAATTGTACTTTTAGAAAATGGAAGAGTAGTCGAACGAGGTTCTCATGAGGAGTTAATCAAGAAAAAAGGTCATTACTATCAGCTCTTTAACGTTCAGCAGCTTGATACAATTTAA
- the ntdP gene encoding nucleoside tri-diphosphate phosphatase, with amino-acid sequence MGIPVEGETIQIHSYKHNGHIHRVWDRTTVLKATNNLVIGGNDRTVVTESDGRTWVTREPAICYFHAQQWFNVIGMIREDGIYYYCNISSPFIYDDNEALKYIDYDLDIKVYPDMTYTLLDEDEYEKHRKEMNYPEVIDRILHNHVEELKGWIRQRKGPFAPDFIDIWYERFLTYRHS; translated from the coding sequence ATGGGAATTCCGGTGGAAGGAGAAACAATTCAAATACACAGCTACAAGCATAATGGACATATTCATCGCGTGTGGGATCGGACAACCGTATTAAAAGCAACCAATAACTTAGTGATTGGAGGAAATGATCGTACGGTCGTTACAGAATCAGATGGACGAACATGGGTCACAAGAGAGCCTGCAATTTGTTATTTTCATGCTCAGCAGTGGTTTAACGTCATTGGGATGATCCGTGAAGATGGAATTTATTATTACTGCAATATCAGTTCGCCATTCATTTATGATGACAATGAAGCGCTCAAATATATTGATTATGATTTAGATATCAAAGTCTATCCAGATATGACATACACCCTTCTTGATGAAGATGAATATGAGAAGCATCGAAAAGAAATGAATTATCCAGAAGTGATTGACCGTATTTTACATAATCACGTAGAGGAGTTAAAAGGTTGGATTCGACAGCGAAAAGGCCCGTTTGCTCCAGATTTCATTGACATTTGGTATGAGCGTTTTTTAACATATCGGCATTCTTGA
- a CDS encoding metal-dependent hydrolase: MDTGTHIAMGIALGGLATLDPTVSANTATLDAVMIGVMAGSLAPDLDTVLKLRNNAQYIRNHRGITHSIPAVILWPLLIVLILSLLLPGANLLHLWMWTFAGVIIHVFVDIFNAYGTQALRPFTNKWIALGVINTFDYVIFSAHVLAILTWFIGAEPGPTFITLYVLLAFYYGLRFYMRHQIAKKLRKQFPDVIKLNISPTMRFTHWHLAVTTEKYFHVGRAIGEEIFIYDTFDKVPIPESAVIEVAKKDENLSAFLSFSPIYRWELDEYNDHIEVRFIDLRYRSKDYYPFVAVVQLDYDLNIICSYTGWIFSEKKLRKKLDYLPH, translated from the coding sequence CTGGATACTGGTACACACATTGCAATGGGAATCGCTTTAGGCGGCCTTGCAACATTAGACCCCACTGTATCTGCGAATACAGCCACACTGGATGCTGTAATGATTGGCGTAATGGCCGGGTCATTAGCACCTGATTTAGACACTGTTTTAAAGTTGCGAAACAATGCACAGTATATCCGCAATCACCGTGGAATTACACATTCTATCCCAGCCGTTATTTTATGGCCTTTGCTTATCGTGCTCATTCTTTCGCTTCTGCTGCCAGGAGCTAACTTACTGCATCTATGGATGTGGACCTTTGCAGGCGTCATTATTCACGTTTTTGTTGATATCTTTAACGCTTATGGTACGCAAGCTTTACGGCCTTTCACAAATAAATGGATTGCGCTTGGCGTAATCAACACGTTTGATTACGTGATTTTCTCAGCTCACGTACTTGCGATTTTAACCTGGTTTATTGGAGCAGAGCCAGGACCAACATTCATTACGCTGTATGTTTTATTGGCGTTTTACTATGGATTGCGCTTTTATATGCGCCACCAAATCGCCAAGAAGCTTCGAAAACAGTTTCCTGATGTTATCAAGCTCAATATCTCTCCTACAATGCGTTTCACTCACTGGCACTTAGCTGTGACGACCGAAAAGTATTTTCATGTAGGAAGAGCAATCGGAGAAGAAATTTTTATTTATGATACGTTTGATAAAGTTCCAATCCCCGAATCAGCAGTAATTGAAGTAGCGAAAAAAGATGAAAACTTATCTGCTTTTCTTTCATTTTCACCTATTTATAGATGGGAACTGGATGAATATAACGACCACATTGAAGTGCGCTTTATTGATTTACGCTACCGCAGCAAGGACTACTATCCATTTGTAGCCGTAGTCCAGCTTGATTACGATTTAAATATCATTTGTTCGTACACAGGTTGGATTTTCAGTGAGAAAAAATTGCGTAAAAAGCTTGATTATCTCCCGCACTAA
- the recX gene encoding recombination regulator RecX, producing MPVVTKITTQKNSGERYNVYLDYGKGEEFGFGVDENVLIKYDLKKGRELDEFELTEIQYADDEKKAYNLAITYLSYRMRSEKEVHDYLKKKEINSTIIQQVIQKLVSHRYLNDEEFAKAFVLTQMNTTSKGPNVIQRELKEKGISDSIITLSLCEYPEEQQIQTAVKLIEKLKGKYKKLSQVMMKQKMEQALAVKGYSFSIIQEAFQRTNTEKESDEAWEALQYQGMKAHRRFSKYEGWEYQQKMKQALYRKGFSIDQIQSFLDSIEEE from the coding sequence ATGCCTGTTGTCACAAAGATCACAACGCAAAAGAATAGCGGTGAACGTTATAATGTGTATTTAGATTACGGTAAAGGTGAAGAGTTTGGCTTTGGTGTTGACGAAAATGTCCTCATCAAATATGACTTGAAAAAAGGTCGTGAGCTTGATGAATTTGAATTAACGGAAATTCAGTACGCAGATGATGAGAAAAAAGCTTATAATTTAGCGATCACTTACTTATCTTATCGAATGCGCTCTGAAAAAGAGGTACATGATTATTTAAAGAAAAAAGAAATTAACTCTACTATTATTCAACAAGTTATTCAGAAATTAGTCAGCCACCGTTATTTAAATGATGAAGAGTTTGCGAAAGCATTTGTGTTAACTCAGATGAACACGACATCAAAAGGACCAAATGTGATTCAAAGAGAATTAAAAGAAAAGGGGATTTCTGATTCCATTATTACCCTTAGTTTATGTGAATACCCTGAAGAACAGCAAATTCAAACTGCTGTGAAATTAATTGAAAAGTTAAAAGGGAAATATAAAAAATTATCTCAAGTAATGATGAAACAAAAAATGGAACAAGCATTGGCAGTGAAGGGCTATTCATTTTCTATTATTCAAGAAGCATTTCAGCGCACGAATACAGAAAAAGAAAGCGATGAGGCATGGGAAGCTCTGCAATACCAAGGAATGAAAGCTCATCGTCGTTTTTCAAAGTATGAAGGCTGGGAATATCAGCAAAAAATGAAGCAGGCTCTTTATAGAAAAGGATTCTCCATTGACCAAATTCAATCATTTCTAGATTCTATTGAAGAGGAATAA
- the fabL gene encoding enoyl-[acyl-carrier-protein] reductase FabL, with translation MSQKVALVTGSSRGIGKEIALRLAKEGYDIVLNYARSKSAAQEVAEEIKALGREALVVKANVGKVEKIKEMFEQIDEAFGRLDVFVSNAASGVLRPIMELEETHWNWTMDINSKGYLFCAQEAAKRMEKVGGGKIVTISSLGSIRYLENYTTVGVSKAAVEALTRYLAVELAPKNIVVNAVSGGAVDTEALKHFPNRDELLDDARKHTPAGRMVEPKDMVDAVMFLVSDQANMICGQTLIIDGGRSLLM, from the coding sequence ATGTCACAAAAGGTAGCACTAGTTACGGGAAGCAGCAGAGGTATTGGTAAAGAAATTGCCTTACGTCTTGCTAAAGAAGGATACGATATTGTATTAAACTATGCACGAAGCAAAAGTGCAGCGCAGGAAGTAGCGGAAGAAATCAAAGCATTAGGCAGAGAAGCATTAGTTGTTAAAGCAAACGTAGGAAAAGTAGAAAAAATTAAAGAAATGTTTGAGCAAATTGATGAAGCATTCGGTCGCTTAGACGTATTTGTAAGTAATGCGGCTTCAGGGGTTTTACGTCCTATTATGGAATTAGAAGAAACTCACTGGAATTGGACAATGGACATCAATAGTAAAGGGTATTTATTCTGTGCACAAGAAGCTGCTAAGCGTATGGAAAAAGTAGGCGGAGGAAAGATTGTTACCATCAGTTCGCTTGGGTCTATTCGCTATTTAGAAAATTATACAACAGTAGGCGTGTCAAAAGCGGCTGTAGAAGCGTTGACCCGCTATTTAGCAGTGGAGCTGGCTCCAAAGAATATTGTGGTAAATGCTGTATCTGGAGGAGCTGTGGATACAGAAGCATTAAAACATTTCCCAAATCGCGATGAGCTTCTAGATGATGCACGCAAGCATACTCCAGCTGGTCGTATGGTGGAGCCAAAAGACATGGTAGATGCAGTTATGTTCTTAGTGTCCGATCAAGCAAATATGATTTGCGGTCAAACGCTTATTATTGACGGAGGGCGTTCACTTTTAATGTAA
- the mutY gene encoding A/G-specific adenine glycosylase, translating into MKQSKDIVQNFDIRAFQDDLISWFEQEQRILPWRQDQDPYKVWVSEIMLQQTRVDTVIPYFNNFINKFPTIKDLAYANEDDVLKAWEGLGYYSRARNLQTAVREVHEQYGGEVPNTPAEISKLKGVGPYTTGAILSIAYGVPQPAVDGNVMRVLSRILSVWDDIAKPKTRKLFEDIVHEIISKDNPSYFNQGMMELGAIVCTPTSPSCLLCPVREHCHAFEEGVQNELPVKSKKKAPRTLQLAAAVIKDGEGNYLIHKRPSKGLLANLWEFPNIEVDLSIAPDHQQLQAFIQNEYGADIKIHAPFTTIQHVFSHIVWNITVYEAELVSDISALKNLKVVSEKDLEQYAFPVSHQKILKEYLLVK; encoded by the coding sequence GTGAAACAAAGTAAAGATATTGTACAAAATTTCGATATTCGAGCATTTCAAGATGACTTAATCTCTTGGTTTGAGCAGGAACAGCGCATTTTACCTTGGCGTCAAGATCAGGACCCTTATAAAGTGTGGGTATCTGAAATTATGCTTCAACAAACGAGAGTAGATACGGTCATTCCTTATTTTAATAATTTTATTAACAAATTTCCCACTATTAAAGATTTAGCTTATGCGAATGAAGATGATGTGTTAAAAGCGTGGGAAGGGTTAGGCTATTATTCCCGTGCCCGTAATTTACAAACCGCCGTTCGAGAAGTTCACGAACAATACGGGGGAGAAGTTCCAAATACGCCAGCAGAAATCTCTAAACTAAAAGGAGTAGGCCCTTATACAACAGGAGCCATTTTAAGTATTGCATACGGAGTGCCGCAGCCTGCTGTAGATGGAAATGTCATGCGTGTGCTATCGCGCATTTTATCCGTTTGGGATGATATTGCAAAACCGAAAACAAGAAAGCTGTTTGAAGATATCGTGCATGAAATTATTTCAAAAGATAATCCTTCCTATTTCAATCAAGGCATGATGGAACTTGGTGCCATTGTCTGTACACCAACTTCTCCTTCCTGTTTGTTATGTCCAGTTCGCGAACACTGCCACGCGTTTGAAGAAGGAGTGCAGAATGAGCTTCCTGTTAAATCAAAGAAAAAAGCGCCGCGTACTCTTCAGCTTGCTGCAGCTGTGATTAAAGACGGGGAAGGAAATTATCTGATTCATAAACGTCCAAGCAAAGGGCTTTTAGCTAACCTATGGGAATTTCCAAATATAGAAGTAGATCTTAGTATAGCGCCAGATCATCAGCAGCTTCAGGCATTTATTCAAAATGAGTACGGAGCCGATATTAAAATCCATGCACCGTTTACGACGATTCAGCACGTGTTTTCTCATATTGTCTGGAACATCACAGTATATGAAGCAGAGCTTGTAAGTGATATCAGTGCATTAAAAAATTTGAAAGTGGTTTCTGAAAAAGATTTAGAACAATATGCATTTCCTGTTTCCCATCAAAAAATCTTAAAAGAATATTTACTTGTTAAATAA